In Elaeis guineensis isolate ETL-2024a chromosome 1, EG11, whole genome shotgun sequence, a genomic segment contains:
- the LOC105038552 gene encoding glucuronoxylan 4-O-methyltransferase 3 produces the protein MKPKFPKFPKLKLLFLGCFLLFLILILLLRSKSSFSVPQSTSQNNQISPSKALPTPSCTKIPHSLANTIIHHAASNMTPQQTFNEISVTARVLEKKSPCNFLVFGLGHDSPMWSALNHGGRTVFLEEDKAWMETVRQKFPTLESYHATYDTKVSQADHLLKLRRQPDCTAVSDMRFSKCQLALKSLPIVFYEVEWDLIMVDAPTGWIPEAPGRMGAIYTAGMAARARSKGETDVFVHDVDRVVEDKFSKTFLCEGYLKEQEGRLRRFTIPSHRTSLGMPFCP, from the coding sequence ATGAAGCCAAAGTTCCCAAAATTTCCCAAGCTAAAGCTCCTCTTCCTAGGCTGCTTCTTACTCTTTCTCATCCTGATCCTTTtgctaagatcaaaatcatctttTTCAGTTCCACAAAGCACCTCACAAAATAACCAAATTAGCCCATCAAAAGCACTTCCAACACCTTCATGCACAAAGATTCCACACTCCCTAGCAAACACCATCATCCACCATGCAGCCTCAAACATGACACCCCAACAAACCTTCAATGAGATATCTGTAACAGCTAGAGTCCTGGAAAAGAAGTCACCATGCAACTTCCTAGTCTTTGGCCTTGGCCATGACAGCCCAATGTGGAGTGCACTCAACCATGGAGGCCGCACCGTCTTCCTCGAGGAAGACAAGGCATGGATGGAGACCGTCCGACAGAAGTTCCCGACATTGGAATCATACCATGCGACATACGACACCAAGGTGAGTCAGGCAGATCACCTCTTGAAGTTAAGGAGACAGCCAGATTGTACAGCAGTAAGCGACATGAGATTCTCCAAGTGTCAATTGGCATTGAAGAGCCTACCAATTGTGTTCTATGAGGTGGAGTGGGACTTGATCATGGTGGATGCGCCGACCGGGTGGATCCCGGAGGCACCAGGGAGGATGGGAGCAATATACACTGCAGGGATGGCGGCGCGGGCGAGGAGCAAGGGAGAGACTGATGTCTTTGTGCATGATGTGGATAGAGTTGTGGAGGATAAATTCTCAAAGACTTTCTTGTGTGAGGGGTACTTGAAAGAGCAGGAGGGAAGGCTGAGGCGTTTCACCATTCCCAGCCACAGGACGAGCTTGGGAATGCCTTTCTGTCCCTGA
- the LOC105038553 gene encoding ras-related protein RABD1, with protein sequence MSNEYDYLFKLLLIGDSSVGKSCLLLRFADDSYVDSYISTIGVDFKIRTVELDGKTVKLQIWDTAGQERFRTITSSYYRGAHGIIIVYDVTEMESFNNVKQWLSEIDRYANDSVCKLLVGNKCDLVENKVVETEKAKEFADALGIPFLETSAKDSINVEQAFLTMSAEIKKRMGNQPSSNTKPASTVRIKGQPIQQKSNCCS encoded by the exons ATGAGCAATGAATA TGATTACCTCTTCAAGCTCCTCTTGATCGGAGACTCCTCCGTCGGGAAGTCGTGCCTCCTCCTAAGATTCGCT GATGATTCATATGTTGATAGCTACATCAGCACGATAGGCGTTGATTTT AAAATTCGAACAGTGGAGCTGGATGGAAAGACGGTCAAGCTGCAGATT TGGGATACAGCTGGACAGGAACGGTTCAGAACCATAACAAGCAGTTATTACCGAGGTGCACATGGGATCATT ATTGTTTATGATGTCACAGAGATGGAGAGCTTCAACAATGTAAAGCAGTGGTTAAGTGAGATTGATAGGTATGCAAATGACAGTGTATGCAAGCTTCTTGTTGGAAATAAATGTGATTTGGTTGAGAATAAAGTTGTGGAGACAGAGAAGGCAAAG GAATTTGCAGATGCGCTTGGTATCCCTTTCCTCGAGACAAGTGCAAAGGATTCGATCAATGTGGAGCAAGCTTTTTTGACCATGTCTGCTGAAATTAAGAAAAG AATGGGCAATCAACCCAGCTCAAACACAAAGCCTGCAAGCACTGTTCGGATCAAGGGCCAACCTATTCAGCAGAAGAGCAACTGTTGCAGTTAG
- the LOC105038554 gene encoding ras-related protein RABA2a: protein MATRRAEEEYDYLFKVVLIGDSGVGKSNLLSRFTRNEFCLESKSTIGVEFATRTLQVEGRIIKAQIWDTAGQERYRAITSAYYRGALGALLVYDVTKPTTFENVSRWLKELRDHADSNIVIMLIGNKTDLEHLRAVATEDGQSFAEREGLSFIETSALEAINVEKAFQMILAEIYRIISKKNISSDEPGPGSTGGIKEGKAITVSASESNGTRKCCST, encoded by the exons ATGGCGACGAGGAGAGCGGAGGAGGAGTACGATTACTTGTTCAAGGTGGTGTTGATCGGCGATTCGGGAGTGGGGAAGTCCAACCTGCTCTCCCGATTCACCCGCAACGAGTTCTGCCTCGAGTCCAAGTCCACCATCGGCGTCGAATTCGCCACCCGTACCCTCCAA GTAGAGGGCAGGATAATTAAAGCACAGATATGGGACACAGCAGGCCAGGAGCGATACCGGGCAATAACCAGTGCCTATTACCGTGGAGCCCTCGGAGCCCTCTTAGTCTATGACGTGACAAAGCCCACAACATTTGAGAACGTTAGCCGGTGGCTCAAGGAGCTTCGTGACCATGCTGACTCCAACATTGTTATCATGCTCATTGGTAACAAAACTGACCTTGAGCACCTCCGTGCAGTCGCCACTGAAGATGGACAGAGCTTTGCCGAGAGGGAAGGGCTATCCTTCATAGAGACATCTGCCCTTGAGGCTATAAATGTGGAGAAGGCCTTCCAAATGATTCTTGCTGAGATTTATCGAATCATCAGCAAGAAGAACATCTCCTCAGATGAGCCTGGGCCAGGATCTACTGGAGGCATTAAAGAAGGGAAGGCCATCACAGTCTCTGCATCAGAGTCTAACGGTACGAGGAAGTGCTGCTCAACATAG